In Myxococcales bacterium, the following proteins share a genomic window:
- the clpP gene encoding ATP-dependent Clp endopeptidase proteolytic subunit ClpP has translation MDIRNFIVPTVIETTHRGERGWDIFSRLLKDRIIFMGSGVNDDVANVIIAQMLFLESEDPDKDIMLYINSPGGLVTAGLAIYDTMQYLRCEVATVCMGQASSMGAFLLAAGSKGKRFCLPHSRVMIHQPLAGFSGQATDIDIHAREILKTRDTLNGLLAKHTGQTIERIRHDTERDNFMSAHQAKEYGLIDEIFVRDKAHPTPKPDSKKNG, from the coding sequence ATGGACATCCGCAACTTCATCGTGCCCACCGTCATCGAGACCACGCATCGAGGTGAGCGCGGTTGGGACATTTTTTCCCGCCTGCTCAAAGACCGCATTATTTTTATGGGCTCGGGCGTCAACGACGACGTCGCCAACGTGATCATCGCGCAGATGTTGTTTTTAGAGTCGGAAGACCCCGACAAGGACATCATGCTCTACATCAACTCGCCGGGTGGCCTCGTCACCGCCGGCCTGGCGATCTATGACACCATGCAGTACCTGCGCTGCGAGGTCGCCACGGTGTGCATGGGTCAGGCATCGTCGATGGGCGCGTTCTTGCTCGCGGCGGGGTCCAAGGGCAAGCGCTTCTGCCTGCCGCATTCGCGCGTGATGATTCACCAGCCTCTGGCTGGCTTCTCAGGCCAGGCCACTGACATCGATATCCATGCCCGGGAAATCCTCAAAACGCGCGACACGCTGAACGGGCTTCTCGCCAAGCACACCGGGCAAACCATCGAGCGGATCCGCCACGATACCGAGCGCGACAACTTTATGTCGGCGCATCAGGCCAAGGAATACGGCCTGATCGACGAGATCTTTGTCCGCGATAAGGCGCACCCGACGCCAAAGCCAGACAGCAAGAAAAACGGCTAA